The genomic segment ACATAGTTCATCACAGAGAACGTGGCTTAGCAGATGTATGTTACAAAAGGCAAGAGGGGAAAATCAGGCAGGAACGAAGTAGAATCTCGAGTCCAGGTCTGGTGCTCTACTTGCTGCCCTACCAGGTCTTATGCAAAATAAACTTGTTATAACTGTGTAAACCTATGtttaaaagcattttacaaaCATGTTCCTCAAATAAATGTGGTTTTGTGCATTTAGATATAAAACAGTTATTTCATTACTGCTGCCTGAAAATACATCATTATACATGTATTAGCTAAGTAATCTCTCTTTCAATCTCCCCTCTATTGATAGTCCCAAATTACCCTTACCTTGGTAGTACCAGAATTGGCAGAAGAATCAGTCCCATAAATTTTAAAGACTTCCTCAATTGGGATACTGTTCtgttaaataaaaacagcaatatCAAGATTTTGTCAtatcttggcttttattttattacaaaataaagctATCAGAGCTTGTTTGTCTAGTACTATATGTGGTGTCATAGTCACTAAATAACTaactttcaaataaatgaataagtcagTCTTCCCGATACCAATTAGTTATGtctctcattcttatttttttgttgtagttgtttcttaaataaatgttCTTGCAGTACAGTATAGAAGTCAAAATCTTTTTTATGATGTcattaaaaaggaaacatttgctATTAGTAGATGCTaaacattttatcaaaaaataaCCTATATGCACAATAACATATAAATTCACGTAGTGGATATAAGATACTAATACATGTAGTGTTCTTTTCCTTACCATTAAGATTCCAGCATAAGATGATAAAATCATTGCTTCTCTTTTTCTGTGGTTTGGATATCTGGGTCGATCATGAAAGGGCATTTTCCTAAgaaggaatataaataaataagagttgaAGATTTATTTGTATTCCTCATGACACTCGCTAAGTCTGTGATAATAATCCATAAGTAATCTGCATTGGCTATGTgctacccatttattgatttaaaaaaacaatgtgatTAATCCTCCATCAGTAATACCACTTTGAAGTTTTAATCTTCCAATGTTGATGATGAATTTGTCCTCTTTACTCATGTCTTCATAGCTATCAAACACTGGCAGACTGGCCATTGTGGCAGATGTTGCTGGCTTCAGTATCCTTTTTCCTGATTGTGGTAATTTGCTTGTGGTGAACTGCCTAACCCCACTGCAAGCTTATGTGCCTCTAGGAAGACCAACCACTCCCCTAGAATCCAAGAATGGAAAAAGCACTGTGGACTAAGCTAGTCAGTATATCCCCTGCCCTGTCCACCCAGAGCAAATGGGGTAAGAGGCAGGTCCCAGGGACATCAACTGAGTTTTGTATAAAACCATGCCAAGCACAGACTTGTCTACAGATCTCTGATAGAGGCAacttgttttttctctcttaagtTTGTTCAAActgaattttctgatttttacaaCCAAATCGAGCTGCTACATTTCATCCAGATGTATAGTCCAAGGCCTagggacagaaaaaaataacttgtttcTGGAATAAACTACTTCATCCTGACCTTGTTAGTTCCCTCTCTTATCAACTAAGTGCCTGTCTGACACTACATGTGGAAGAAAATGCTAATAATCCTGGAAAGGAAATTATTTCATGATTCAAGCAGCTTGGCTCAGGTACCTATCTGCTTAAACTCTCCAGAGATTGGGTTTGACAGTCCTTAGGAAAAAATTGCAGTTTTCACCCACCAAATTGATCATTTTGAAAATCACAGCTTGTACACAAAAAAAGCATGGGTCATGTTTTTTGGTGGGATGTTTatgcaagaaattttttttaatctgatagaAACCAAttggtagaaatgcaaaatatgtaAACACATCTCTGACTTTATTAAGTTGacaaagatgttttttttttcaggtttctaGTTGAAGGGGGATAGTTACCCTGGAGTATACTCAAATCAGAGTGCCTATGGGTGAAAGATGCCAGATAGAGCTGGAACTCCCTGCACCATTAATCCAAGTCAGAcgttaaacaacaacaaatgtactACAACTTACACTTCTTCCCACTTCAGCCAAGTTAAATCTTCGGAGTGATCCAGCCATTGCAAAGCAATGCTGATGGCCAAGTCATAGTGTGCCTGGAAGAGGGAGCCAGACCAAAGGAGAAGGCTGAGACACTGACCATGGGACTCCCTGGGCCCAGCAACGATGACACTGCTAAGCCTGCTCTATTTTGTCATGTCCAAAAGGGGAAGGATTATTAGCTAAGCCTCATAACCCAATGCTCAGCCAGAAATACTTCAGGATCTTCAGACAGTAAATTTATCTTCCACTAGAGCAATCAATTTTTGATTCGTGTGATTCCAAAAATAAAGACTAGATTAGTGGAAAGAATATCAACTCAGGAATCAGGGAATCTGAGTTCAAATCTGGGTATTGCCAACAACTCATAGTCTATCCTTGGAGTGAGTGACTGATgctctctgggcctcaatttccttaagttttaaaatagaaaaaggtaaGAGTAGGGGAAGAGGGCCAAAGAGAACTTCTGATTCTGGGTGACATCAGAAATGTGCTTCCAGGGTATAGGGGAAGTGCTGTGGGAACTTGGAggcagagactctgtgtctaccTGGGCAGGTGGTGCAGGTAGATGGTTTCAGAGAGGGAGCTTTCTCAAAGCTAGAGCTTGGAGGATGAGTTCAGTTTCCCAGAGGGACATCCCAGTGGAGGGACCAACATGAGCAAAGGATTGGCAATGGACCTGATCAAGGGACACGCAGAGTCACACATACTGCTTAAAGCTGAGGGACAATTTGAAAGCTCATTTATATTCTAACAATGACTTTTCCCTGGTAATTTCTAAGAGTTTTTGTTTAGTGAGTATACCATTTATCTCTCCTTCTCATCcccaaagaaaagggaaagttgattttgattttgtttattttagaaggGCTCTAAGGTTCTAACATTCTCCAAACAATAGAATTATTTCTTCCAGGCACTGAACCAAACTGAAATgtgaatctaaataaataaagagggaaaaTTGGATCGTGCTCAGTTTTGCAACCTAACCCAGGGTCGGAAAACCTGAATCAGCAGCATTGGATTGTTTATATGCTCATTAGAGATGTAAATTCTCAGACTGGCCCAGGTGTcccaaatcaaaacaacatgGCAACAATAAGACCTcaataaagtttgagaagcacagtTCTAATCTATGTAATTTCTCTGTTCCATATGTGTCCAGAGAGAATCAGACTAAACTCTGCTGCAAGGAGTATTTGAAAAGTCAGTGAACATTGCTTTAATCAGAGTTGGAGGAAGAGGGGCAGGGAAAAGAgagattctttcttctttcttagtgGAAAGGTAGCAAATGGGCAGAGGAAAAGCTGGGGGAATATAAATTTCTCTTGGATTAGAACTTTCTACTAATTTCTCTTGGATTAAATCTTTCTAATTTCTGTGTCATGAAATTTGAGAACCTAACTTGGATCTGGGTTTCAGTTTGAATAACACAAGGGATTTTAGGATTATACATTGCTTTGGTTTGTTCCCCACCCCCTTATCATGCAGATGATGAGGAAATGAGTCTGTTTGAGAACTATATGGTAGCTGATTTTGTCAAGAACTTTTTAATATCTTGAATGCAACATTTTACCTTGCACTCACTtgctttttcatcttttctcccCTAATaggacttttattttctcatcctgTTTTTGCTTTCAGTTTAGTGGGTGAAAATGATCGTACGGACAATGTcaggatgaggaaaatgaggaagAGGACGTTCGTGTGCCTCGCGCCTCATTCACTCCATAACCTCAATCCTGGTTCTGCCCTCTTAATACACATAGAACACAAATGTGAGCCACATCAGCATGCCTTTCTTTACCATATCATCTAGAAAGGTGGGTTGCCTTCTTCCTTTTGGGTCAAATTCATTTTCCCGAAGTCTGATGCCAATATAATCTCCCCTTAAAAGCAAGAGAGCAGCATTGAACCATTGTGGGTGACTCAGGATTCAGTCTGCCGACAGAGGCTTTCTTCCCAAACCTTCCCTCCCAGACTGAGATACAGCAGAAGTGGCCTTTGACCTGGTAGCTGccttaatattcattttcaatttaCACAGTAGTCTTGCCATGCTGCAGGTTTAAAAGGCCTAACCATAATTAACTTCAATCACATTTATCTGAAATTAAACTCATGGAAACAGGATTTACAACAAAGCACAAGCATACCAAATACCCACACACAGAGAAAGTTTCTTGCAAAAGTAGAGTTGAGACCCACTATTTCATGTGAAGATTCCTTTTCAGTTCACGCTAAATTCTGGGTCTGGGATAACATCTGATAAAAAGGGATTTTTATTGTTGTGCCTATAATACATATGAAATAGAATATAATCTTTTCCTAGCTTCTTACTTGGTCTGTAATTTTTCCACCAACATTTGTTAAGTACCAAGTCAAAGAAAATCTACAGAAGagggaaataaaatttcatgctGACTTGATGTTTTTGGTCCCCCCACCCcgccttttgttttttaatcagttGTCAACATCCAAAGCTGGTAAATCCCAGATATATAAAGTGCTATAAGAATGTATTCTTTTATGCTAATCTTTCTGCATCGAAATTCAATTGCCCTTAGAAGGAATTATGCGTGAAAACTTTTTAGTAATTCCATGTTAGTGTATTCTTGTTAGATTCTTTTCTAACCATAACTTTTAATAAAAGGAGGGTAGACTAAGCaccatgggaaaagaaaagaaatgggttCTATTGTGAGAAAGTTGGAGAGAGGAACTGGATTCAGGAAAAACACTCTGGTGGCTTCAAGATTGATATCCAAAAACCTTACCTTTTTATATAAGGTCAGTTCTGGTTGTCTATTTACCATACTAGGATATTTGGACCCTCCACTGTGTGGAGGGTAAGTTTGTTTCTGGCTTTTAAAGCTTTCTTCTGAGTCCTTAACTTTTCTAGATTGATAATATTCTTGAATTTTTACTGTAATATTCCAAATTACCTTCCAAGAAGTCTAAATCTATTCTTTGAATCTAAGATTATGTCAATTTTGAAATTCCATTATTTGGATATATGTAGAGGAGTCAGcatcctttgtttttaattttttttttagttgtagatgaacttttattttatgaatttatatgtggttctgaggattgaacccagggcttcaaacatgctaggcaaacgctacACCACTGAACCACTCAGTATCCCAGCCCCGAGAGTCAGCATTCTTGATTGTGGCTTGTTTATTATTGTATTAGCCTCcaaacacataaaagtaaatgtatgaaaattCACACATGGCATATTCCAGCATTTCTGAAGGACGTAGTAAAAGTTAACTTAGTAGGCAGAGAAAGGACATTTGATGGGGTCTGGGATAACATCTGATGAAAAGGGATTTTTATTGTTGTGCCTATAATACATATGAAATAGAATATAATCTTTTCCTAGCTTCTTACATGGTCTGTAATTTTTCCACCAACATTTGTTAAGTACCAAGTCAAAGAAAATCTACAGAAGagggaaataaaatttcatgctGACTTGATGTTTTTGGTCCCCCcaccccgcctttttttttttttaatcagttgtcaagaaaaagaaaaaaaattatttagtcgATAAGGCTGACAATAAATGCTGCAGAGGCTTCAGTTTAAATGCTGGATCCTTGGATACATTTTCCAGGAATCTCTCCTATATCTTTGACCAGCAGGGCCAGCCTCTTTCATTGGTGCATACCGTGCCCTGCTTTGCTCCCAGGCTGTAGAATGAGGACACCTCCAATCTGCCTGCTGCCAGCAGAAACATCCTCCTGAGAGATTCAGCATCCCGCTTTGCACTACATTTGAGATCTCTCTGGCAGGAGACAGGCCAGATCATCTTCTGGCTTTCTCCTGTAGTGTAGGAATAGAGTCTTCCTTAGCTTTTTACCAGCCTTCCAACATCCAACCTTCTAGGACAGCCCACCAAATGCCAAGTGTCATAAAAGTTATTCTCAGTCATACTTACAGGagcttttttatttccttttttacagGCCTTCTTTCCATGATTAAAGGCTTATCCAGCTGAGCCAGTACCTGCAGCTTACACTGCACCTGATGTCTTTTGGGAAGATCAGCCTCTCGCTTCTCGGAGCCTAGAAACTACAGCAGCAAATCAGAGAGAATTTGAATTAGGGATGCTGTCTCTCCAGATACCAGTCATGGAGTCCCAGATTCTGGAATGGATTGAGAATGTGCCTCTTGTCCAGCAGGCTGGGTCAGAAAGCTGTCTGAAGGCAAGTGCACTGTACCTTGTATTTATCTGACAACATGCATTCCTTCCAAGTTTTCCTTACACTTATCATGTACTTATTTTTACAATAAGCCAGCAAGTAATTGGCTATTTTGCCAGAATCACGCAAACCTTGATGGCTTGTGATCTGAATCTGTTGGAGGTTTTCTGTGTATGTCAACATTAGTGACTTCAGGGTGCTCACCCTAGCATGATGGCTCCTAATGGAGTTTTCTTGAAACCTGTCCATAACCTATGGCCAGGAGGTCCTTGAAAGACCATGTGATTGAGGCTAAGAT from the Ictidomys tridecemlineatus isolate mIctTri1 unplaced genomic scaffold, mIctTri1.hap1 Scaffold_223, whole genome shotgun sequence genome contains:
- the LOC144373074 gene encoding uncharacterized protein C2orf80-like — encoded protein: MERRPVKKEIKKLLGDYIGIRLRENEFDPKGRRQPTFLDDMAHYDLAISIALQWLDHSEDLTWLKWEEVKMPFHDRPRYPNHRKREAMILSSYAGILMNSIPIEEVFKIYGTDSSANSGTTKVRVIWDYQ